The Canis lupus familiaris isolate Mischka breed German Shepherd chromosome 14, alternate assembly UU_Cfam_GSD_1.0, whole genome shotgun sequence genome window below encodes:
- the OR2AV1 gene encoding olfactory receptor family 2 subfamily AV member 1, with product MDKRNESSSTDFILLGLFPGIKHINLLVSVILLIYTVALTTNSILILLIWVDSHLHTPMYFLLSQLALMDLTLISSTVPKMASDFFSVKRTISQVACGTQIFFFLTVGIAECIIITLMAFDRYVAICKPLRYTLIMSQKVCLQMATVSWAGGALISLMHTAYAMHFPICGSREISHFLCEVMAILKLACEDISAYEKAVVMTSIVVLLIPLSFILSSYTLIFLSVLRMNSLEGRNKALATCSSHLTVVSLYFGPAMLVYMRPSSYHSPKLDQVLFMLGAILTPMMNPLIYSLRNKEVVGVLRNMLGSCLTSH from the coding sequence ATGGATAAAAGAAATGAGTCTTCAAGTACAGATTTTATCCTCTTGGGCCTCTTTCCTGGTATAAAACACATCAACCTCCTTGTCTCTGTCATCCTTCTGATCTACACTGTAGCTCTCACCACAAATTCCATCCTTATACTTCTGATCTGGGTGGATTCTCACCTCCATACACCCATGTACTTTCTGCTTAGCCAACTGGCTCTCATGGACCTGACATTAATCTCTAGCACTGTACCCAAGATGGCAAGTGACTTCTTCTCAGTGAAGAGGACTATATCACAGGTGGCCTGTGGTActcagatatttttcttcctgactGTAGGAATTGCTGAGTGTATTATCATAACCCTTATGGCCTTTGACCGttatgtggccatctgcaaacctcTGAGATATACCCTGATCATGAGCCAGAAAGTATGTCTGCAAATGGCTACTGTCTCCTGGGCTGGAGGTGCCCTTATATCACTCATGCACACAGCATATGCTATGCATTTCCCCATCTGCGGTTCCAGAGAGATTTCCCATTTCCTCTGCGAGGTCATGGCTATCCTAAAATTGGCCTGTGAGGACATCTCTGCCTATGAGAAGGCTGTAGTAATGACAAGCATTGTGGTGCTCCTCATCCCTTTGTCCTTTATCCTGTCTTCTTATACTCTCATCTTCCTTTCTGTCCTCCGCATGAACTCCCTGGAGGGCAGGAATAAAGCCCTGGCCACATGTTCTTCCCACCTGACTGTGGTGAGCCTCTACTTTGGTCCAGCGATGCTGGTTTACATGAGGCCCAGTTCTTACCACAGTCCCAAGCTGGACCAGGTTCTCTTTATGCTTGGTGCCATCCTCACCCCCATGATGAACCCCCTTATATATAGTCTGAGGAACAAGGAGGTAGTGGGTGTTCTGAGAAACATGTTGGGAAGCTGCCTAACCTCACATTAG